Proteins found in one Pelmatolapia mariae isolate MD_Pm_ZW linkage group LG7, Pm_UMD_F_2, whole genome shotgun sequence genomic segment:
- the lonp2 gene encoding lon protease homolog 2, peroxisomal, with product MVSGGAIQIPSRLPLLLTHEGVLLPGSTVRFSVDSPRNMHLVRERLLKGTSLKSTIIGVIPNTRDPEHDTDDLPTLHKIGTAGIAVQVVGSNWPKPHYTLLITGLCRFSVSSLLKERPFVLAEVKQLDQLERYTTPQRDATATDDGELGELSEKFYQAAVQLLGMLDMSVPVVAKFRRLLDSLPRETLPDVVASMIRTSNKEKLQVLDALSLEERFKKALPMLTRQIEGLKLLQKTRKTSPDNEKRVLVRKGTVFPGRQFNLDEEDEDDDGDDTAALERKVHGANMPEAALKICLKELKRLKKMPQSMPEYALTRNYLDLMVELPWSKSTKDCLDIRAARTLLDNDHYAMDKLKRRVLEYLAVRQLKTSLKGPILCFVGPPGVGKTSVGRSIARTLGREFHRIALGGVCDQSDIRGHRRTYVGSMPGRIINGLKTVGVNNPVFLLDEVDKLGKSLQGDPAAALLEVLDPEQNHGFTDHYLNVAFDLSQVLFIATANTTATIPPALLDRMEVLEVPGYTQEEKVEIAHRHLIPNQLEQHGLTPQQLHIPQSTTPDIISRYTREAGVRSLERKIGAICRAVAVRVAEGHTLTKTETLTPENSKQHGDKAAPPELPIVIDHIALKDILGPPVFEMEVSERLTLPGVALGLAWTPLGGEIMFVEASRMEGEGQLTLTGQLGDVMKESAHLAISWLRANAKTYQLTNMVGGSDPLEGTDIHLHFPAGAVTKDGPSAGVTIVTCLASLFSGRLVRSDVAMTGEITLRGLVLPVGGIKDKVLAAHRAGVKRVILPKRNEKDLEELPANVRANLDFITATNLDEVLNASFDGGFPGLSGTRAYPQLTSKL from the exons atGGTCTCCGGCGGCGCAATTCAGATACCGAGCCGTCTCCCGTTGCTGCTGACCCACGAAGGAGTTCTTCTCCCAGGCTCCACGGTCAGGTTCAGCGTGGACTCCCCACGGAACATGCACCTTGTCCGAGAGCGGCTGCTGAAGGGGACTTCGCTGAAAAGCACCATCATAGGGGTGATTCCTAACACCAGAGACCCGGAGCACGACACCGACGATCTCCCCACGTTGCACAA aaTTGGTACAGCAGGGATAGCAGTGCAGGTAGTGGGCAGTAACTGGCCCAAACCTCACTACACCCTCCTCATCACTGGACTGTGCCGATTCAGTGTATCGAGTCTGTTAAAAGAGCGACCCTTTGTCCTGGCAGAG gtGAAGCAGTTAGATCAGTTGGAGCGGTATACAACCCCACAAAGAGATGCCACCGCAACAGATGATGGAGAGCTGGGGGAGCTGTCCGAGAAGTTCTACCAGGCTgctgtgcag ttgttaGGTATGTTAGACATGTCCGTTCCAGTCGTGGCCAAGTTCAGGCGCCTCTTGGACAGTCTGCCGAGGGAAACTCTACCTGACGTTGTTGCCTCGATGATCCGCACCTCAAACAAGGAGAAACTCCAG GTCCTGGATGCACTGAGTTTGGAAGAGCGCTTTAAGAAGGCCCTGCCCATGCTAACCAGACAGATAGAGGGACTAAAACTGCTGCAGAAAACCAGGAAGACGAGTCCTGATAATGAGAAGAGG GTGTTGGTGCGGAAAGGTACAGTGTTCCCAGGTCGACAGTTCAATCTGGAtgaggaagatgaagatgatgatggtgatgacaCAGCAGCCTTGGAGAGGAAGGTCCATGGAGCGAACATGCCTGAAGCTGCCCTCAAAATTTGCCTGAAAGAACTCAAAAG ATTGAAGAAGATGCCTCAGTCAATGCCTGAGTATGCCCTGACCAGAAACTACTTGGACCTGATGGTGGAGTTGCCATGGAGCAAAAGCACCAAAG ACTGCCTGGATATCCGAGCTGCACGTACTCTATTGGACAATGATCACTACGCCATGGACAAGCTGAAGAGACGCGTCCTGGAGTACttagctgtcagacagctgAAGACATCACTCAAG GGCCCCATCTTATGTTTTGTGGGCCCTCCTGGAGTTGGTAAGACGAGTGTAGGACGCTCGATTGCCCGAACTCTGGGCAGAGAATTTCACCGAATTGCTTTGGGAGGCGTCTGTGACCAGTCTGACATCCGAGGACACAG GCGTACATATGTAGGGAGCATGCCTGGCCGCATTATTAATGGTTTGAAGACCGTGGGCGTCAATAATCCCGTCTTCCTTCTGGATGAGGTGGACAAGCTGGGGAAGAGCCTGCAAGGGGACCCTGCAGCTGCTCTGCTGGAG GTCCTGGACCCAGAGCAGAACCACGGCTTCACAGACCATTACCTGAATGTGGCCTTTGATCTCTCACAAGTGCTCTTCATCGCTACGGCAAACACTACAGCGACCATTCCCCCGGCCCTGCTTGACAGGATGGAGGTGCTGGAGGTACCAG GCTACACCCAGGAGGAGAAGGTGGAGATTGCTCACCGCCACCTGATTCCAAACCAACTGGAGCAGCATGGGTTAACCCCTCAACAGCTGCATATACCTCAGAGCACCACACCGGACATAATCAGCAG ATACACCCGAGAAGCAGGTGTGCGCTCACTAGAAAGGAAGATCGGGGCGATCTGCCGGGCTGTAGCTGTCAGGGTTGCCGAGGGTCACACACTTACCAAGACAGAGACTTTGACCCCTGAAAACTCAAAACAGCATGGAG aCAAGGCAGCACCTCCAGAGTTGCCCATAGTGATTGATCATATCGCACTGAAAGACATCCTGGGGCCTCCAGTGTTCGAAATGGAG GTCTCTGAGCGGCTCACCCTGCCTGGTGTAGCTCTCGGCCTGGCCTGGACACCGCTTGGTGGGGAGATCATGTTTGTGGAGGCCAGTCGGATGGAGGGAGAAGGTCAGCTCACTCTCACGGGTCAGCTGGGAGACGTTATGAAAGAATCTGCCCACTTGGCCATCAGCTGGCTCAGAGCGAATGCTAAAACCTACCAGCTCACAAACA TGGTGGGGGGTTCAGATCCTTTAGAGGGGACAGACATCCACCTCCACTTCCCCGCTGGAGCCGTCACCAAAGATGGCCCCTCTGCTGGTGTTACAATCGTCACCTGCCTGGCTTCACTGTTTAGCGGCCGGCTGGTCAGATCAGACGTCGCCATGACTGGAGAGATCACGTTAAGAGGGCTTGTGCTGCCA GTGGGCGGGATTAAGGACAAGGTGCTGGCTGCACACAGGGCAGGAGTGAAGCGCGTCATCCTCCCGAAACGCAACGAGAAAGACCTGGAGGAGCTTCCAGCAAACGTCAGAGCCAACCTCGACTTTATCACAGCCACAAACCTGGACGAGGTGCTCAACGCCTCTTTCGATGGAGGGTTTCCGGGATTAAGCGGCACACGTGCATACCCTCAGCTCACCAGCAAACTGTAA